In Streptomyces sp. SN-593, a single genomic region encodes these proteins:
- a CDS encoding NADPH:quinone oxidoreductase family protein: MKAWRVHHNGEPREAMRLDEIPTPAPGPGEVLLRVRAACVNFPDALLCRGQYQVRPPLPFTPGVELCGEVVRAGEGVAGLTPGDRVISPVALPAGAYAEYAVVPAAGVLPAPEALDDAEAAALHIGYQTGWFGLHRRAALRPGETLLVHAAAGGVGSAAVQLGKAAGATVIGVVGGPEKAGAAREAGADVVVDRHREDFVAVVKEATGGRGADVVYDPVGGDAYTRSTKCIAFEGRIVVVGFTSGTIPAPGLNHALVKNYTILGLHWGLYNTQDPAAVRRAHDELTDLAAKGAVKPLVSERLPLTAAADAVQRVSDGTTVGRLVVLP, translated from the coding sequence GTGAAGGCATGGCGCGTCCACCACAACGGCGAACCGCGCGAGGCGATGCGCCTCGACGAGATACCCACCCCGGCGCCCGGCCCCGGCGAGGTGCTGCTGCGGGTGCGCGCCGCCTGCGTCAACTTCCCCGACGCGCTGCTGTGCCGCGGCCAGTACCAGGTCCGGCCGCCGCTGCCCTTCACCCCCGGCGTCGAGCTGTGCGGTGAGGTCGTCCGCGCCGGCGAGGGCGTGGCCGGGCTCACCCCCGGCGACCGCGTCATCAGCCCGGTCGCCCTGCCCGCGGGGGCGTACGCCGAGTACGCGGTGGTGCCCGCGGCCGGCGTGCTGCCCGCGCCCGAGGCGCTCGACGACGCCGAGGCCGCCGCCCTGCACATCGGCTACCAGACCGGCTGGTTCGGCCTGCACCGCCGCGCCGCGCTGCGCCCCGGCGAGACGCTGCTGGTGCACGCTGCGGCCGGCGGCGTCGGCAGCGCGGCCGTCCAGCTCGGCAAGGCGGCCGGCGCCACCGTCATCGGCGTGGTCGGCGGGCCGGAGAAGGCCGGCGCCGCACGCGAGGCGGGCGCCGACGTGGTCGTGGACCGGCACCGCGAGGACTTCGTGGCCGTGGTCAAGGAGGCCACCGGCGGGCGCGGCGCCGACGTCGTCTACGACCCGGTCGGCGGCGACGCCTACACCCGGTCCACGAAGTGCATCGCCTTCGAAGGGCGCATCGTGGTGGTCGGCTTCACCAGCGGGACGATCCCCGCGCCGGGGCTCAACCACGCGCTCGTGAAGAACTACACGATCCTCGGGCTGCACTGGGGGCTGTACAACACGCAGGACCCGGCGGCCGTCCGGCGGGCCCACGACGAACTCACCGACCTGGCCGCCAAGGGCGCGGTCAAGCCGCTCGTCAGCGAACGCCTTCCCCTCACAGCGGCCGCCGACGCCGTCCAGAGGGTCAGCGACGGCACGACGGTGGGACGGCTCGTCGTCCTTCCGTGA
- a CDS encoding TetR/AcrR family transcriptional regulator produces the protein MARKATSGSSGGGGTGPGTARAGATAPGTTAPGATAAVPERLLAEATRLFAERGYDRTSVQEIVEAAGVTKGALYHYFGSKDDLLHEIYGRVLRLQTERLDAIAARPVPVTERIAEAAADVVVTSIQNLDDTKIFFRSIHQLGPEKQKAVRAERRRYHETFRALIEEGQRDGLLRPEPRPDLVVDYFFGSVHHLGTWYHADGPLTAEQVAAEFSDLLLHSLRPPATPGDPT, from the coding sequence ATGGCACGCAAGGCGACGAGCGGCAGCAGCGGTGGCGGCGGTACGGGACCGGGCACCGCGCGAGCGGGCGCCACCGCACCGGGCACCACCGCACCGGGCGCGACCGCGGCCGTGCCCGAACGGCTGCTCGCCGAGGCCACCCGGCTGTTCGCCGAGCGCGGCTACGACCGCACCTCGGTGCAGGAGATCGTGGAGGCCGCCGGCGTCACCAAGGGCGCCCTCTACCACTACTTCGGCTCCAAGGACGACCTGCTGCACGAGATCTACGGGCGGGTGCTGCGGCTGCAGACCGAACGGCTCGACGCGATCGCGGCCCGCCCGGTCCCCGTCACCGAGCGGATCGCCGAGGCCGCCGCCGACGTCGTCGTCACCAGCATCCAGAACCTCGACGACACGAAGATCTTCTTCCGCTCGATCCACCAGCTCGGTCCGGAGAAGCAGAAGGCGGTGCGCGCCGAGCGCCGCCGCTACCACGAGACGTTCCGCGCGCTCATCGAGGAGGGGCAGCGCGACGGCCTCCTGCGGCCCGAACCCCGCCCCGACCTGGTGGTGGACTACTTCTTCGGCTCGGTGCACCACCTCGGCACCTGGTACCACGCGGACGGCCCGCTCACCGCCGAGCAGGTCGCCGCCGAGTTCTCCGACCTGCTGCTGCACTCGTTGCGGCCGCCCGCGACCCCGGGAGATCCCACGTGA
- a CDS encoding AMP-binding protein produces the protein MTTSADQPWLKHFTQEQRAASEHPPSVLHTFLAVAGRTPERPALRYFDGTLAYGELDALSDGLARHLAERGFAPGDRLAVMLQNVPQFVIGLLAAWKAGGVVIPVNPMYKSGELAHILHDAGAAAILCSRTAWEAYVRDTVADSPVRIALTADEHDLQTRDDARVLGQRPRPGTSELPASDGPAPEGSTPAGTASDGPGVPPDVLAVARAHAGPSPVRSAADLPAADDTALVSYTSGTSGHPKGALNTHGNISFNAHRQVRLQQLPDDAVVFVLAPLFHITGMVCQLAAALAGGHSVALAYRFEPGVVLDAFREHRPAFTVGPSTAFMALLARPDAAPGDFASFRHIASGGAPLPPAVVESFRTRSGGRYLANGYGLTECTAPCASVPPGLEAPVDPESGTLAVGVPGPGTMVRILDDTGAEVPFGQQGEIAVSGPMVVPGYWNKPEETAAGLPGGELRTGDVGFMDEDGWLYVVDRKKDMINASGFKVWPREVEDVLYTHPAVREAAVVGVPDAYRGESVKAYVSLQPGAAVEPEELVAYCRERLAAFKYPRQVEVRVELPKTTTGKILRRELRAAAG, from the coding sequence ATGACGACCTCCGCGGACCAGCCCTGGCTGAAGCACTTCACGCAGGAGCAGCGCGCCGCGAGCGAGCACCCGCCGTCCGTGCTGCACACCTTCCTCGCCGTCGCCGGGCGCACCCCCGAGCGCCCCGCGCTGCGCTACTTCGACGGCACCCTGGCGTACGGCGAGTTGGACGCCCTCTCCGACGGCCTCGCCCGCCACCTCGCCGAGCGCGGCTTCGCCCCCGGCGACCGCCTCGCGGTCATGCTCCAGAACGTGCCGCAGTTCGTGATCGGCCTGCTCGCCGCGTGGAAGGCGGGCGGCGTCGTGATCCCGGTCAACCCGATGTACAAGAGCGGGGAGTTGGCCCACATCCTGCACGACGCGGGGGCCGCCGCGATCCTGTGCTCGCGCACCGCCTGGGAGGCGTACGTCCGCGACACCGTGGCCGACTCGCCGGTCCGGATCGCGCTGACCGCCGACGAGCACGACCTGCAGACCCGCGACGACGCCCGGGTGCTCGGGCAGCGCCCCCGGCCCGGGACGTCAGAGCTCCCGGCCTCCGACGGTCCCGCCCCCGAGGGCTCCACCCCGGCGGGAACCGCCTCCGACGGCCCCGGCGTGCCGCCGGACGTCCTCGCCGTCGCCCGCGCCCACGCCGGGCCCAGCCCGGTACGCTCCGCCGCGGACCTGCCCGCCGCGGACGACACCGCGCTGGTCAGCTACACCTCCGGCACCAGCGGCCACCCCAAGGGCGCCCTCAACACCCACGGCAACATCTCCTTCAACGCCCACCGCCAGGTCCGCCTCCAGCAACTCCCGGACGACGCGGTGGTGTTCGTGCTGGCACCGCTCTTCCACATCACCGGCATGGTCTGCCAGCTCGCCGCGGCCCTGGCCGGCGGCCACAGCGTGGCGCTCGCCTACCGCTTCGAGCCCGGCGTGGTGCTCGACGCGTTCCGCGAGCACCGCCCGGCCTTCACCGTCGGCCCCTCGACCGCGTTCATGGCGCTGCTCGCCCGGCCCGACGCCGCGCCCGGCGACTTCGCCTCCTTCCGGCATATCGCCTCGGGCGGCGCTCCGCTGCCGCCCGCCGTGGTCGAGTCCTTCCGGACCCGCTCCGGCGGCCGCTACCTCGCCAACGGCTACGGCCTGACGGAGTGCACCGCGCCGTGCGCGAGCGTGCCGCCGGGCCTGGAGGCGCCGGTCGACCCGGAGTCGGGCACCCTCGCGGTCGGCGTGCCCGGCCCCGGCACCATGGTCCGCATCCTCGACGACACGGGCGCCGAGGTGCCGTTCGGGCAGCAGGGCGAGATCGCGGTCAGCGGTCCGATGGTGGTGCCCGGCTACTGGAACAAGCCGGAGGAGACCGCGGCGGGCCTGCCCGGCGGCGAACTGCGCACCGGCGACGTCGGCTTCATGGACGAGGACGGCTGGCTGTACGTCGTCGACCGCAAGAAGGACATGATCAACGCCTCCGGCTTCAAGGTCTGGCCGCGCGAGGTCGAGGACGTCCTCTACACCCATCCGGCCGTCCGCGAGGCCGCCGTCGTGGGGGTGCCCGACGCCTACCGCGGCGAGAGCGTGAAGGCGTACGTCAGTCTCCAGCCGGGCGCCGCCGTCGAGCCGGAGGAACTGGTCGCGTACTGCCGGGAGCGGCTGGCGGCCTTCAAGTACCCGCGGCAGGTCGAGGTGCGCGTCGAGCTGCCCAAGACCACGACCGGAAAGATCCTGCGCCGCGAACTGAGGGCGGCGGCCGGATAG
- a CDS encoding SDR family oxidoreductase, protein MEALSGARVVVTGAGGGIGAALARRFAAEGARVAVNDLDADAARATAAEIDAAVVPGDASGVVPAARTALGGTIDVFCANAGVGTGGGPEADEDAWELAWDVNVMSHVRAARDLLPEWLERGSGRFVSTVSAAGLLTMIGAAPYSVTKHGALAFAEWLSLTYRHRGVRAHAVCPQGVRTAMLSTTGPAGDLVLAPTAIEPEDVADAVIEGIAAERFLILPHPEVAGYYAARAAEPERWLGGMNKLQRQYEQQLAAAEERPADAAGAERGGRA, encoded by the coding sequence GTGGAAGCGCTGAGCGGCGCCCGGGTGGTCGTCACGGGGGCCGGGGGCGGGATCGGGGCCGCACTCGCCCGGCGGTTCGCGGCCGAGGGCGCCCGGGTGGCGGTCAACGACCTCGACGCCGACGCCGCCCGCGCGACCGCCGCCGAGATCGACGCGGCGGTGGTGCCCGGCGACGCCTCCGGCGTGGTGCCGGCCGCGCGGACCGCGCTCGGCGGCACCATCGACGTGTTCTGCGCCAACGCGGGCGTCGGCACCGGCGGGGGTCCCGAGGCGGACGAGGACGCCTGGGAACTGGCCTGGGACGTCAACGTGATGAGCCACGTCCGCGCCGCCCGCGACCTGCTGCCGGAGTGGCTGGAGCGCGGCTCCGGCCGCTTCGTGTCCACCGTCTCCGCCGCCGGCCTGCTGACGATGATCGGCGCGGCACCGTACTCCGTGACCAAGCACGGCGCGCTCGCCTTCGCCGAGTGGCTGTCGCTCACCTACCGGCACCGCGGCGTCCGCGCGCACGCGGTCTGCCCGCAGGGGGTGCGCACCGCGATGCTCTCCACCACCGGTCCCGCCGGCGACCTGGTGCTCGCGCCGACCGCCATCGAGCCCGAGGACGTGGCCGACGCGGTGATCGAGGGCATCGCGGCCGAGCGGTTCCTGATCCTGCCGCACCCCGAGGTGGCCGGCTACTACGCCGCCCGCGCCGCGGAACCCGAGCGCTGGCTCGGCGGCATGAACAAGCTCCAGCGCCAGTACGAGCAGCAACTCGCCGCCGCGGAGGAGCGACCGGCGGACGCCGCCGGGGCGGAGAGGGGCGGACGGGCATGA
- a CDS encoding penicillin acylase family protein, translating into MPLRTPRRIGTRVGRRIGTLRTAAAAALLALGATLLAPGAMAAHAADPTTDYCGGQCSDILPPGENGNATLADILANKAFGTRPAHTTDQLGPYSSLATGYQNLTDATLSNFFNSSSFGVPSNQVASVVSPRSDVTITRDKATGVPHIKGTTRDGTEFGAGYAAAQDRLWLMDLFRHVGRGELSSFAGGAAANRGLEQEFWQQAPYTEADLQAQVDWLSNNSGDRGRQALADAQDYIDGINAYITAAKSGRYFPGEYDLTGHVNAITNAGDIEPFQLTDLIALASVIGALFGTGGGGEVQSALSLLAAQQKYGVQDGTNVWESFRERDDPEATSTVHDGSSFPYAGKPASAQGEALPDPGSVVPEPLVYDATGGATQSTTKSPGVLPSNMFSDPRKGMSNALVVSGAHTASGHPVAVFGPQTGYFAPQLLMLQELQGPGISARGASFAGLGMYVELGRGQDYAWSATSASQDVTDTYAVQLCQDDTHYILHGSCVPMEKLERTNSWTPTLADSTPAGSYRMQVWRTAYGPVIYRATVGGKPVAYTQLRSSYMHEADSIIGFQELNDPGFVHDAASFQKAAQDINYTFNWFYADSRQTAYYNSGTNPVRAAGVDASFPVWGTGAYDWQGWDPTHNTATYTPPSQHPQSVDQDYYISWNNKQAPGYTSAGFGNGSVHRADLLEDRVKALVQAGGVTRASLVKAMSSASLTDLRGEDVLPELLQVIKSAPVTDSQEAAAVQQLTTWLADGTKRTETSAGSHTYADADAVRTMDAWWPLLVQGEFQTGLGTDLYNALAADLTIDESPSAGHGPTGSHAGSSFQYGWWSYVDKDLRKVLGQSVQGPLAHTYCGGGQLSACRNILLSTLKQAAATPATTVYPGDDGGCAAGDQWCADSIVQRPLGGITDDRISWQNRPTYQQVVEFPSHR; encoded by the coding sequence ATGCCGCTACGGACCCCACGACGGATCGGCACGCGCGTCGGCAGGCGGATCGGCACCCTGAGAACCGCGGCCGCCGCCGCGCTGCTGGCCCTCGGCGCCACCCTGTTGGCGCCGGGCGCGATGGCCGCGCACGCCGCGGACCCCACCACCGACTACTGCGGCGGGCAGTGCTCGGACATCCTGCCGCCCGGCGAGAACGGCAACGCCACCCTCGCCGACATCCTCGCCAACAAGGCGTTCGGTACGCGCCCGGCCCACACGACCGACCAGCTCGGGCCGTACTCCTCGCTCGCGACCGGGTACCAGAACCTGACGGACGCGACGCTGAGCAACTTCTTCAACTCGTCCTCGTTCGGGGTGCCCTCGAACCAGGTCGCCTCGGTGGTCAGCCCGCGCTCCGACGTCACGATCACCCGCGACAAGGCCACCGGGGTGCCGCACATCAAGGGCACCACGCGGGACGGCACCGAGTTCGGGGCGGGATACGCCGCCGCGCAGGACCGGTTGTGGCTGATGGACCTCTTCCGGCACGTCGGCCGGGGGGAGTTGTCGTCGTTCGCCGGCGGCGCGGCGGCCAACCGCGGCCTGGAGCAGGAGTTCTGGCAGCAGGCGCCCTACACCGAGGCCGACCTCCAGGCCCAGGTCGACTGGCTCAGCAACAACAGCGGTGACCGCGGCAGGCAGGCGCTCGCGGACGCGCAGGACTACATCGACGGCATCAACGCCTACATCACCGCGGCGAAGAGCGGCCGGTACTTCCCCGGCGAGTACGACCTGACCGGGCACGTGAACGCCATCACCAACGCCGGGGACATCGAGCCGTTCCAGCTCACCGACCTGATCGCGCTCGCCTCGGTGATCGGCGCGCTCTTCGGCACCGGCGGCGGGGGAGAGGTGCAGTCGGCGCTGTCGCTGCTGGCCGCCCAGCAGAAGTACGGCGTGCAGGACGGCACGAACGTGTGGGAGTCGTTCCGGGAGCGGGACGACCCGGAGGCCACCTCGACCGTGCACGACGGCAGTTCGTTCCCGTACGCGGGCAAGCCGGCCAGCGCGCAGGGCGAGGCGCTGCCCGACCCCGGCTCGGTGGTGCCGGAGCCGCTGGTCTACGACGCGACCGGCGGGGCGACCCAGTCGACCACCAAGAGCCCGGGGGTGCTGCCCTCGAACATGTTCTCCGACCCCCGCAAGGGCATGTCCAACGCGCTGGTGGTGAGCGGCGCGCACACCGCCAGCGGCCACCCGGTCGCCGTGTTCGGCCCGCAGACCGGCTACTTCGCACCGCAGTTGCTGATGCTCCAGGAGCTCCAGGGCCCGGGTATCAGCGCACGCGGCGCGTCGTTCGCGGGGCTGGGCATGTACGTCGAACTCGGCCGCGGCCAGGACTACGCGTGGAGCGCCACCTCCGCCTCGCAGGACGTGACCGACACCTACGCGGTCCAGCTCTGCCAGGACGACACGCACTACATCCTGCACGGTAGCTGCGTGCCGATGGAGAAGCTGGAGCGCACCAACTCCTGGACGCCGACGCTCGCGGACTCCACCCCCGCCGGGTCGTACCGGATGCAGGTGTGGCGGACGGCGTACGGGCCGGTGATCTACCGGGCCACGGTCGGCGGAAAACCGGTCGCCTACACGCAGTTGCGCAGTTCGTACATGCACGAGGCGGACTCGATCATCGGCTTCCAGGAGCTGAACGACCCGGGGTTCGTGCACGACGCGGCGTCGTTCCAGAAGGCGGCGCAGGACATCAACTACACCTTCAACTGGTTCTACGCCGACTCCCGGCAGACCGCGTACTACAACAGCGGCACCAACCCGGTGCGGGCGGCCGGGGTGGACGCGTCCTTCCCGGTGTGGGGGACCGGCGCCTACGACTGGCAGGGCTGGGACCCGACCCACAACACGGCGACCTACACGCCGCCTTCGCAGCACCCGCAGTCCGTCGACCAGGACTACTACATCAGTTGGAACAACAAGCAGGCCCCCGGCTACACCTCGGCGGGCTTCGGCAACGGCTCGGTGCACCGGGCCGACCTGCTGGAGGACCGGGTCAAGGCGCTGGTCCAGGCCGGCGGGGTGACCCGGGCGTCGCTGGTCAAGGCGATGTCGAGCGCGTCGCTGACCGACCTGCGCGGTGAGGACGTTCTGCCCGAACTGCTCCAGGTGATCAAGAGCGCGCCGGTGACCGACAGCCAGGAGGCCGCCGCCGTCCAGCAGTTGACCACGTGGCTGGCGGACGGCACCAAGCGCACCGAGACCTCGGCCGGTTCGCACACGTACGCCGACGCGGACGCGGTGCGGACCATGGACGCGTGGTGGCCGCTGCTGGTGCAGGGCGAGTTCCAGACGGGGCTCGGCACCGACCTGTACAACGCGCTGGCGGCGGACCTGACCATCGACGAGTCGCCGTCGGCCGGGCACGGGCCGACCGGCTCGCACGCGGGCAGTTCCTTCCAGTACGGCTGGTGGTCGTACGTCGACAAGGACCTGCGCAAGGTGCTCGGGCAGAGCGTGCAGGGGCCGTTGGCGCACACCTACTGCGGCGGCGGGCAGCTCTCGGCCTGCCGGAACATCCTGCTGTCCACGTTGAAGCAGGCGGCCGCCACCCCGGCGACCACCGTCTACCCGGGCGACGACGGCGGCTGCGCGGCCGGCGACCAGTGGTGCGCCGACTCGATCGTGCAGCGGCCGCTCGGCGGCATCACCGACGACCGGATCAGCTGGCAGAACCGCCCCACCTACCAGCAGGTGGTGGAGTTCCCCTCGCACCGCTGA
- a CDS encoding SAM-dependent methyltransferase: protein MSLRHHEIAESGHRILNPITDEKLMLLGEVCRLKEGQRQLDLACGKGEMLTRWAERYGTGGVGVDLSEVFLTAARLRAAELGVAERVDFVRGDAGAYEAEPAAFDVVSCVGATWIGGGLGGTVDLLRRALRPGGLMLVGEPYLTEPAPKEAFEAMGFEPEDFTSLVGTLDRFEAAGTELVEMVLADGDSWDRYVAEQWFAISDWLRAVPADHRDAADMREFLAHSRRTHLEYQRRYLGWGVFVLRAV, encoded by the coding sequence ATGAGCCTGCGCCATCACGAGATCGCGGAGTCCGGGCACCGCATCCTGAACCCCATCACGGACGAGAAGCTGATGCTCCTCGGCGAGGTCTGCCGCCTGAAGGAGGGGCAGCGGCAGCTCGACCTGGCGTGCGGGAAGGGGGAGATGCTGACCCGCTGGGCGGAGCGGTACGGCACCGGGGGCGTCGGGGTCGACCTGAGCGAGGTGTTCCTGACGGCGGCCCGGCTGCGGGCCGCGGAGCTGGGGGTGGCCGAGCGGGTGGACTTCGTACGCGGCGACGCGGGGGCGTACGAGGCGGAGCCGGCGGCGTTCGACGTCGTGTCCTGCGTGGGGGCGACGTGGATCGGCGGCGGGCTCGGCGGCACCGTCGACCTGCTGCGGCGGGCGCTGCGGCCGGGCGGGCTGATGCTGGTCGGCGAGCCGTACCTGACCGAGCCGGCGCCCAAGGAGGCGTTCGAGGCGATGGGGTTCGAGCCGGAGGACTTCACCTCGCTGGTGGGCACGCTGGACCGGTTCGAGGCCGCCGGCACGGAGCTGGTGGAGATGGTGCTGGCCGACGGGGACAGCTGGGACCGCTACGTCGCCGAGCAGTGGTTCGCGATCTCGGACTGGCTGCGGGCGGTGCCGGCGGACCACCGGGACGCGGCGGACATGCGCGAGTTCCTGGCCCACAGCCGGCGTACCCATCTGGAGTACCAGCGCCGCTACCTGGGGTGGGGCGTGTTCGTGCTGCGGGCCGTGTGA
- a CDS encoding SDR family oxidoreductase, which yields MSGELVLVTGGSGFVGAHCVVRLLEAGHRVRATVRSPAREADVRAMVAAGRTEARAAAGGAADRTTPDRTTPNGTVLDGSDGTLTFAVADLGADEGWAEAVAGCAYVLHVASPFPAGEPAHEDDLVVPARDGALRVLRAARDAGVRRVVLTSSFGAIGYGHPPTDAPFTEETWTDVEGPGVGAYVKSKTLAERAAWEFAATQGGGTELAVVNPVGVFGPVLGPDYSASVGLVRQLLDGGMTAVPRTYFAVVDVRDVADLHLRAMTDPAAAGERFVAAAGDVTSLRDVAVLLKERLGAAGARVPTEEVSQGAGPADADPAGQAAARPVPIRRTSAAKAGRLLGWAPRPGEEAVLATAESLLRLDRR from the coding sequence ATGAGCGGCGAACTGGTACTGGTCACGGGCGGCTCGGGATTCGTGGGCGCGCACTGCGTGGTGCGGCTGCTGGAGGCGGGCCACCGGGTACGGGCCACGGTCCGCTCCCCGGCGCGCGAGGCGGACGTGCGCGCCATGGTGGCGGCCGGCCGCACCGAGGCACGCGCGGCGGCGGGCGGCGCGGCGGACCGTACGACCCCGGACCGTACGACCCCGAACGGGACGGTCCTGGACGGCTCGGACGGCACCCTGACCTTCGCCGTCGCCGACCTCGGCGCCGACGAGGGCTGGGCCGAGGCCGTCGCGGGGTGCGCGTACGTCCTGCACGTCGCCTCGCCCTTCCCGGCCGGCGAGCCCGCCCACGAGGACGACCTGGTCGTCCCGGCCCGCGACGGCGCCCTGCGGGTGCTGCGGGCGGCGCGCGACGCGGGGGTCCGTCGTGTGGTGCTCACCTCGTCCTTCGGCGCGATCGGCTACGGCCACCCGCCGACCGACGCGCCCTTCACGGAGGAGACCTGGACCGACGTCGAGGGCCCGGGCGTCGGCGCGTACGTGAAGTCCAAGACGCTGGCCGAGCGCGCCGCCTGGGAGTTCGCCGCGACGCAGGGGGGCGGGACGGAACTCGCGGTGGTCAACCCGGTGGGCGTCTTCGGCCCGGTCCTCGGGCCCGACTACTCCGCCTCGGTCGGCCTGGTCCGGCAACTGCTGGACGGCGGGATGACGGCGGTGCCCCGGACGTACTTCGCGGTGGTGGACGTCCGCGACGTCGCCGACCTCCACCTGCGGGCGATGACCGACCCGGCCGCGGCCGGTGAGCGGTTCGTGGCGGCGGCCGGGGACGTGACGTCCCTGCGCGACGTCGCGGTGCTGCTCAAGGAGCGGTTGGGCGCGGCCGGGGCGCGGGTGCCGACGGAGGAGGTCTCGCAGGGGGCCGGCCCGGCGGACGCGGACCCGGCGGGCCAGGCGGCCGCGCGCCCGGTCCCGATCCGCCGCACGAGCGCGGCGAAGGCCGGACGGCTGCTGGGCTGGGCGCCCCGGCCGGGCGAGGAGGCCGTGCTCGCGACGGCGGAGAGCCTGCTGCGGCTCGACCGGCGTTAG
- a CDS encoding helix-turn-helix domain-containing protein, with product MDTVGELGAYLRARRERLRPQDVELPPGTRRRVPGLRREEVALLAGISVEYYLRLEQGRDQRPSDQVLDSLARALRLDADAEGYLRTLARPRPPAARRRPTRPERVGPGLRALIDQWTTTPATVVGRSLTTLAANPLAVALNPYFAPGVGTLRAAFLEPGMRAYYRDWETMTAKTVAHLRSMVAGVDDPRVLELIGELSLRSERFRTLWARQDVRVKASGVTLLRHPQVGDLDLHYEKLALPEAPGQMLVTYHAQPGTASYERLHLLAHLAERPEQGARWQEEERAEEGRAATRQPGAGRPGAGRPGARQPEEGARQPELGAPPGDAAPPLR from the coding sequence ATGGACACGGTGGGTGAGCTGGGCGCGTACCTCCGGGCGCGCCGCGAGCGGCTGCGTCCGCAGGACGTCGAGCTGCCGCCGGGAACCAGGCGCCGGGTGCCGGGGCTGCGGCGCGAGGAGGTCGCGCTGCTCGCCGGGATCAGCGTCGAGTACTACCTGCGGCTGGAGCAGGGCCGCGACCAGCGCCCGTCGGACCAGGTGCTCGACAGCCTGGCCCGCGCGCTGCGGCTGGACGCCGACGCGGAGGGGTACCTGCGTACGCTCGCCCGGCCGCGGCCACCGGCGGCGCGGCGCCGACCCACCCGGCCGGAGCGGGTCGGCCCGGGCCTGCGCGCGCTGATCGACCAGTGGACCACCACGCCCGCCACGGTGGTCGGCCGCTCCCTGACGACGCTGGCGGCCAACCCGCTGGCCGTCGCGCTCAACCCGTACTTCGCGCCCGGTGTCGGCACGCTGCGCGCCGCGTTCCTCGAACCGGGGATGCGCGCGTACTACCGCGACTGGGAGACCATGACCGCGAAGACCGTCGCCCACCTGCGCTCCATGGTCGCGGGGGTGGACGACCCTCGTGTGCTGGAGCTGATCGGCGAGTTGAGCCTGCGCAGCGAGCGGTTCCGCACGCTCTGGGCCCGGCAGGACGTCCGCGTCAAGGCCAGCGGGGTCACGCTGCTGCGGCATCCGCAGGTGGGTGACCTCGACCTGCACTACGAGAAGCTGGCGCTGCCGGAGGCGCCCGGGCAGATGCTGGTCACGTACCACGCACAGCCGGGAACCGCGTCGTACGAGCGGCTGCACCTCCTGGCCCACCTCGCGGAACGGCCCGAGCAGGGGGCCCGGTGGCAGGAGGAGGAGCGGGCGGAGGAAGGACGGGCGGCGACGAGGCAGCCGGGCGCGGGTCGGCCCGGCGCAGGTCGGCCCGGCGCGCGGCAGCCGGAGGAGGGCGCGCGGCAGCCGGAGCTGGGCGCGCCGCCGGGGGATGCCGCGCCGCCGCTTCGTTGA
- a CDS encoding MaoC family dehydratase, whose translation MPQPRVFASLDELRAAVGEQLGWSDWIEVEQERIDRFAEATGDHQWIHVDPERAAQGPFHTTIAHGFLTLSLIPSLTPRLFRVEGVRMGVNYGVNKVRFPAPVPVGSRLRATATVADVSEAGGGVQLVTQVTVEREGGEKPVCVAETVSRFYL comes from the coding sequence ATGCCGCAGCCCCGCGTCTTCGCCTCGCTCGACGAGTTGCGCGCCGCCGTCGGCGAGCAGCTCGGCTGGTCGGACTGGATCGAGGTCGAGCAGGAGCGGATCGACCGGTTCGCCGAGGCGACCGGTGACCACCAGTGGATCCACGTCGACCCCGAACGGGCGGCGCAGGGCCCCTTCCACACCACCATCGCGCACGGCTTCCTCACGCTCTCGCTGATCCCGTCGCTGACCCCGCGGCTGTTCCGCGTCGAAGGGGTCCGGATGGGCGTCAACTACGGCGTGAACAAGGTCCGCTTCCCCGCGCCCGTGCCGGTGGGGTCGCGGCTGCGGGCCACCGCGACGGTCGCCGACGTGTCGGAGGCGGGCGGCGGCGTCCAACTCGTCACCCAGGTGACGGTCGAGCGCGAGGGCGGCGAGAAGCCGGTGTGCGTGGCGGAGACGGTGTCGCGGTTCTACCTCTGA